A window of the Tenebrio molitor chromosome 1, icTenMoli1.1, whole genome shotgun sequence genome harbors these coding sequences:
- the LOC138122175 gene encoding uncharacterized protein — translation MGKTSKIPLSKPRKSRRKMGKLFRNHCLQRKNLFEENKGLTASTSTSLISPQRQYDTFRTADDSSAPMSAQSTSCYDKKYCFESDENEKEIGNDFEKKNDNYIRTENEKVEGRRLINVSHFFEQCMSFPHCGLFSCSSKHVKLVKEVRKGFISKFVLQCTVCKVEHMVESDKNDGKLNANGAAVMGTINVGCGFSQLNELAACLNMPGMSYNLYQKIENNLNEIFEEECWQSMIEAGREEAKIAIESGNVDENNVPLITVIADGAWCKRSYRTNYNAKSGAACIVGEKTGKILFLGIRNKYCAMCSKNQEKSHLCFKNWDGSSSAMESDIILEGYKLSMEMHGVKYAFLVGDGDSSVYKKILESKPYGTFMVQKIECANHLLRNYVSKLRDLAQKRFSSKGNQIDLILRHSLKTNIERLRISIDCAIKYRRNEDGDHHQKVDKLRKDVINSVRHVFGQHDLCEEYFCKGPKPQEQNLIPLMEKCGLYNDVIACANRLAHHSSSLIRNMTNNSAENYNSVLAKFIGGKRVDYSKKGAYGMRCNLAGLSINYNDKFYTRLHTAIAHKSPGSHTKKFAERLAKRRDRNRCRKRLYVPNNNPRKLTKKRKNEDDNEDYGANIHALDIDPEEFLKQKTAFLSSLQKTEEEIIQLSTATVEQTTSNLWFSERMKRLTASSFGKICKMRATTDPKKTCKTLLQSPFTGNKYTNYGKDHESIARAEFAEVIEKEIGTCGFFVGQNKYFYLGATPDGLIGDEALVEIKCPYSAREDTPTEAIVKKK, via the exons ATGGGTAAAACATCTAAAATTCCACTTTCCAAACCAAGAAAAAGTAGACGAAAAATGGGCAAATTGTTTAG AAACCACTGtttgcaaagaaaaaatttgttCGAAGAAAATAAAGGTCTAACCGCCAGTACTTCTACATCTctaatttctcctcaaagacAATATGACACTTTTCGGACAGCGGATGATAGTTCTGCACCTATGTCTGCACAATCCACATCATgttatgataaaaaatattgctttgAAAGCGAcgaaaacgaaaaagaaattggtaatgattttgaaaagaaaaatgacaattatatAAG aacagaaaatgaaaaagtggAAGGTAGACGCCTAATAAATGTAtcccatttttttgaacaatgCATGTCTTTTCCTCACTGCGGCTTATTTTCTTGTTCATCAAAACATGTAAAGTTAGTTAAAGAAGTAAGAAAAGGTTTCATTTCGAAATTTGTTTTGCAATGTACAGTGTGTAAAGTTGAACATATGGTGGAGAGTGATAAAAATGACGGCAAACTGAATGCTAATGGTGCTGCAGTCATGGGAACTATAAATGTTGGTTGTGGATTTTCTCAATTAAATGAATTAGCAGCTTGTCTGAATATGCCGGGTATGTCATATAATCTATACCAGAAAATTGAGAACAATCTGAATGAAATCTTTGAAGAAGAGTGTTGGCAGTCAATGATAGAGGCTGGTAGAGAAGAAGCGAAAATAGCAATAGAATCTGGCAATGTAGACGAAAATAATGTACCACTTATCACTGTTATTGCGGATGGCGCGTGGTGTAAAAGATCCTATCGAACTAATTATAATGCAAAATCTGGAGCAGCTTGCATAGTCGGTGAAAAAACAGGAAAAATTCTCTTCTTGGGAATACGTAATAAGTACTGTGCTATGTGCagtaaaaatcaagaaaaatccCATTTATGTTTCAAAAACTGGGACGGATCAAGTTCGGCCATGGAGAGTGACATTATTTTAGAAGGATATAAACTTAGTATGGAAATGCATGGAGTAAAGTATGCATTTCTTGTAGGTGATGGTGATTCTAGtgtatacaaaaaaattctagaaTCAAAACCTTACGGTACTTTTATGGTACAGAAAATAGAGTGTGCAAATCATCTTCTAAGAAATTATGTGAGTAAATTAAGGGATTTAGCACAAAAAAGATTTAGTTCAAAAGGGAATCAGATTGACCTCATTTTACGACATTCGTTGAAAACCAATATAGAACGTCTTCGCATTTCAATAGACTGTGCCATAAAATACAGAAGGAACGAGGATGGTGATCATCACCAAAAAGTCGATAAGCTTCGAAAAGATGTAATAAACAGTGTAAGACACGTATTTGGACAACATGATCTTTGTGAAGAATATTTCTGCAAAGGACCTAAACCACAGGAACAAAATTTGATACCTCTAATGGAAAAATGTGGTCTTTACAACGATGTAATAGCTTGTGCAAATCGACTAGCGCATCATAGTTCCAGTCTTATAAGAAATATGACTAATAATAGTGCTGAAAATTACAACTCGGTTTTAGCAAAATTTATTGGTGGAAAAAGAGTTGATTACTCAAAAAAAGGTGCCTATGGAATGAGGTGTAATTTGGCAGGACTATCGATAAATTATAATGATAAGTTTTACACCAGATTGCACACAGCTATTGCTCACAAGAGTCCTGGTAgtcatacaaaaaaatttgctgaGAGATTAGCAAAACGACGAGACAGGAATCGTTGTAGAAAAAGATTGTATGTTCCTAATAATAACCCTCGAAAACTCaccaaaaaaagaaagaatgaaGACGACAATGAAGATTATGGTGCGAATATACATGCCCTTGACATTGATccagaagaatttttaaaacaaaaaactgcTTTCCTCAGCAGTCTTCAAAAAACAGAGGAAGAAATTATTCAATTGTCAACGGCAACAGTGGAGCAAACGACTTCAAATTTATGGTTTTCCGAACGAATGAAACGCCTTACGGCTTCTTCCTTcggaaaaatatgtaaaatgaGAGCAACCACTGACCCAAAAAAAACCTGTAAAACTTTGTTGCAGTCTCCATTTACAGgaaataaatatacaaattATGGAAAAGACCATGAATCAATAGCAAGGGCAGAATTTGCCGAAGTAATTGAAAAGGAAATTGGTACGTGTGGTTTTTTCGTTGgacaaaacaaatatttttacttgGGGGCTACACCTGATGGACTTATAGGCGACGAGGCACTAGTCGAAATTAAGTGTCCTTACAGCGCACGCGAGGATACACCTACAGAagcaattgttaaaaaaaagtaa
- the l(3)04053 gene encoding endosome-associated-trafficking regulator 1, which produces MIMADANDVPDNTREKSLNSIRNEESDHEDNVQPIVLDLGDDLSHLTDSNRLGIQSAGTSGINEPPKREDNPFSFKHFLRSDLNCYQNKGARPKVYCDGRPVSSVSDLEFPPTQEAKQTRIVPEYSSALPDFVQDHLVVEQCYLGNSTNSNFNLDINLPDFTPSRDSVNINRVNIDSSHNVNRRCDSSNNLSIPLDLPVRPQAGFPLDLPITIASQNGTRNCASEVGVSKSLPDFLADGAVRTQNTDGLPVESPERECDRLRRDLEIVRGQLAEQTRRVESLTRELEIARNKEHDYTQNLAKALEQVEKNLERSNMRTTSAENTIVKLRQEIKSLMSQLHSLKSENLALRGEEGAAGGHDYFTPNELHSQRLAQELKAAASTAEHSLRQLLTGVDNLRIMAASLENMHRIEEKRETFLDLDEDTGPAL; this is translated from the exons ATGATAATGGCTGATGCGAACGACGTACCGGATAATACTCGAGAAAAGTCTCTGAATAGTATAAGAAATGAAGAATCTGACCACGAAGACAATGTTCAGCCCATAGTTTTGGATTTAGGAGATGATTTAAGTCATTTAACTGATTCAAATAGGTTAGGAATTCAAAGTGCTGGAACTTCAG GAATTAACGAGCCTCCAAAACGCGAAGACAACCCATTTTcctttaaacattttttacgaaGTGATTTAAATTGCTACCAAAATAAAGGCGCTCGTCCTAAAGTCTATTGTGATGGTCGTCCTGTATCTTCTGTATCAGATTTAGAATTCCCTCCTACACAGGAAGCGAAGCAAACGAGGATTGTTCCTGAATATTCATCTGCCTTACCTGACTTTGTTCAAGATCATCTAGTAGTGGAACAGTGTTATTTAGGAAATTCTACAAAtagcaattttaatttggatatAAATTTGCCAGATTTTACTCCAAGTAGAGACAGTGTTAATATAAATAGAGTAAATATCGATTCTAGTCATAATGTTAATCGAAGGTGTGATAGCAGTAACAATTTATCAATACCACTAGATCTGCCAGTAAGACCACAGGCAGGTTTTCCCTTAGATTTGCCAATAACCATTGCATCACAAAATGGCACAAGAAATTGTGCTAGTGAA GTTGGTGTTTCAAAAAGTTTGCCAGATTTCTTAGCTGATGGTGCAGTTCGTACTCAAAATACAGACGGCCTACCTGTTGAAAGTCCTGAAAGAGAGTGTGATAGATTACGACGAGATTTAGAAATAGTTCGGGGACAGTTGGCTGAACAGACACGTCGTGTCGAAAGTCTGACTCGAGAGCTAGAAATTGCTAGAAATAAAGAACATGATTATACCCAAAATCTTGCCAAAGCACTCGAACAAGTTGAGAAAAATTTAGAGAGAAGCAAT ATGAGGACAACAAGTGCAGAAAATACAATTGTTAAATTAAGACAGGAGATAAAGTCACTTatg aGTCAGCTACATAGTTTGAAATCAGAAAATTTAGCATTACGTGGAGAAGAAGGAGCTGCAGGTGGACATGATTATTTCACACCTAATGAATTACATTCACAAAGATTAGCTCAAGAATTAAAGGCGGCAGCAAGTACTGCTGAACATTCATTGAG ACAACTACTGACAGGGGTTGATAATCTCAGAATTATGGCAGCTTCTTTAGAAAATATGCATCGCATTGAAGAAAAGAGAGAGACATTTTTAGATTTAGATGAAGATACAGGCCCAGCTTtgtaa